In Chromatiaceae bacterium, a single genomic region encodes these proteins:
- a CDS encoding EscU/YscU/HrcU family type III secretion system export apparatus switch protein codes for MPDAPREKPVVGGSPDIAIALRYDGDNAPRVVAKGRELLAEEIIRTAQQAGVPLYPDAELAMVLSQIPLGEEIPENLYRAIAEVIAFAYILAGKVPEGFNPPGQTDIAEDA; via the coding sequence GTGCCTGACGCGCCTCGCGAAAAACCGGTCGTCGGCGGCTCGCCGGACATCGCGATTGCACTGCGCTATGACGGCGACAACGCTCCGAGGGTCGTCGCCAAGGGGCGCGAACTGCTGGCCGAGGAGATCATACGTACCGCACAGCAGGCCGGGGTACCGCTCTACCCGGACGCCGAGCTGGCGATGGTGTTGTCGCAGATCCCGCTCGGCGAGGAGATTCCGGAGAATCTGTACCGCGCGATCGCAGAGGTGATCGCTTTCGCCTACATTCTCGCCGGCAAGGTTCCGGAGGGGTTCAACCCACCCGGTCAGACCGATATCGCTGAAGACGCCTGA
- a CDS encoding flagellar hook-length control protein FliK has product MVKITNILQPLIDAAVRDRPSLLKQLQVGQVLPAKILAQPQPGLLKLALGGTEVLARSQVTAEPGTTLRLEVTKGPPLPELRVLRAPTPLETQQQVARSAMARQIPPAEVRHTVTTLQAQARTPAQTDAVMRFVTLLRESGVRLDRLTPETLRHAVASSGIFHEPHLVSGRTPQTTDLKTQLLQMAGLLRAQLASSPEPAQPSPPLAGRPAPSPPTPPEAAASGAQPRAPTDDSLISRLIRLVEGSASRVQLHQSVALPSDDGQRQAWQIELPIHLHDRSDDLKMRIERDPAAAENGGTPEWAVNLAFEFDTIGGVQCRVALSGERVAATFWCEREATHQRLESSLPKLHDALAGQGLDVVRLAGVLGAPAKPLLDIPLPDSLVDERA; this is encoded by the coding sequence ATGGTCAAGATCACCAACATTCTGCAACCGCTCATAGACGCGGCGGTGCGCGACCGACCCAGTCTGCTGAAGCAGCTTCAGGTCGGCCAGGTGCTGCCGGCGAAGATACTCGCACAACCGCAGCCGGGACTGCTGAAACTGGCACTGGGTGGAACCGAGGTACTGGCACGCAGCCAGGTGACCGCAGAACCCGGAACGACGTTGCGTCTCGAGGTGACCAAGGGGCCGCCGCTGCCCGAACTCCGCGTACTGCGTGCTCCAACGCCGCTGGAGACCCAACAACAGGTCGCGCGCTCGGCAATGGCCAGGCAGATCCCTCCAGCCGAGGTCCGCCACACGGTGACGACGTTGCAGGCGCAGGCGCGCACCCCGGCGCAGACAGATGCCGTCATGCGGTTTGTCACCTTGCTGCGGGAATCCGGGGTCCGGCTCGACCGGCTCACGCCGGAGACGTTGCGGCACGCCGTCGCCAGCAGTGGGATATTTCACGAACCCCACCTCGTCTCGGGACGCACGCCGCAGACCACAGATCTCAAGACCCAACTTCTGCAGATGGCCGGGTTGCTACGCGCACAGCTTGCAAGCAGCCCGGAACCGGCCCAGCCGTCACCGCCCCTGGCGGGTCGCCCCGCACCGTCGCCCCCGACACCGCCGGAGGCCGCGGCCAGCGGTGCCCAACCACGTGCTCCGACCGACGACTCGCTGATCAGTCGGCTGATCCGGTTGGTCGAGGGCAGCGCATCGAGAGTTCAGCTGCACCAGAGCGTCGCGCTGCCCAGCGACGACGGCCAGCGGCAGGCGTGGCAGATCGAACTGCCGATCCATCTGCACGACCGCAGCGACGACCTGAAGATGCGCATCGAACGCGACCCGGCAGCCGCCGAGAACGGCGGCACGCCCGAGTGGGCGGTCAATCTGGCTTTCGAGTTTGACACCATCGGCGGCGTGCAGTGTCGTGTCGCCCTGTCGGGCGAACGTGTCGCAGCGACCTTTTGGTGTGAGCGCGAAGCCACCCACCAACGACTCGAGTCGAGCCTGCCGAAGTTGCACGACGCGTTGGCCGGCCAGGGTCTGGACGTAGTTCGGCTGGCGGGCGTGCTCGGCGCACCGGCCAAACCGCTGCTGGATATTCCATTGCCGGATTCCCTGGTGGACGAACGTGCCTGA
- a CDS encoding FIST C-terminal domain-containing protein: MYLPFDSCDKVASALLAASAPHAAPLWALCVADAHGDQVPALIDHCRAQGLRICGAIFPGLIVGEKVEKRGLVAIPLPGDSSVHLADLQRDGVQWRDEPAVLPEGPAASSLLFIDCLAPNITALLEDLYNRYGRRLTHYGAGTGYHDLRPAPSVFTEQGCFSNVALAVISTQRMTVRVRHGWTRVAGPFVASRTEGNVIKELNWEPAATLYRSEVVALDPAFAERPMFPDLMSVFPLCIAKEGGEDVMRDPIGQGDGDDIVVLTDVTENSVMYLARGDRETLIAAAVQGVDDCGAPGDVERCFISDCYSRVLMMGDAFEDELRAVSRQLRGFTDVTPEGVLALGEVANHGDQYLELFNKTFVVALTHR; encoded by the coding sequence GTGTACCTGCCTTTTGATTCCTGCGACAAGGTCGCATCAGCGCTGTTGGCGGCGTCCGCGCCGCATGCGGCACCGCTGTGGGCGCTGTGTGTGGCCGACGCTCACGGCGATCAGGTGCCCGCACTGATCGACCACTGCCGGGCACAGGGGCTGCGCATCTGTGGTGCCATCTTCCCCGGACTGATCGTTGGCGAAAAGGTTGAAAAGCGGGGTCTGGTAGCGATTCCCCTACCGGGTGACAGCAGCGTCCATCTGGCCGATCTGCAACGGGATGGCGTCCAATGGCGCGACGAGCCGGCGGTTCTGCCGGAGGGGCCCGCCGCGAGTTCGCTGTTGTTCATCGACTGCCTGGCGCCGAATATCACGGCGTTGCTCGAAGATCTCTACAACCGCTACGGGCGACGACTGACGCACTACGGTGCGGGCACCGGGTACCACGACCTCCGCCCAGCGCCGTCGGTATTCACGGAACAGGGCTGTTTCAGCAACGTGGCCCTGGCGGTCATCTCGACGCAGCGCATGACGGTGCGGGTACGCCACGGATGGACACGGGTCGCCGGACCGTTCGTTGCGTCGCGCACCGAGGGTAACGTCATCAAAGAGTTGAACTGGGAGCCGGCCGCCACGCTGTATCGGTCCGAGGTCGTCGCGCTCGATCCCGCGTTCGCCGAGCGGCCGATGTTCCCCGACCTCATGTCCGTGTTCCCGCTGTGCATTGCCAAAGAGGGCGGCGAAGACGTGATGCGGGACCCGATCGGTCAGGGTGACGGTGACGACATCGTCGTTTTGACCGACGTGACCGAGAACTCCGTGATGTACCTGGCGCGCGGTGATCGCGAGACCTTGATTGCCGCTGCGGTCCAGGGAGTGGACGACTGCGGCGCTCCGGGCGACGTCGAGCGGTGTTTCATTTCGGACTGCTATTCGCGCGTGTTGATGATGGGTGACGCATTCGAAGACGAGCTCAGGGCGGTATCCCGGCAGTTGCGAGGTTTTACCGATGTCACGCCGGAAGGGGTCCTGGCGCTGGGTGAGGTAGCCAATCACGGTGACCAGTACCTGGAGCTTTTCAACAAGACCTTCGTGGTCGCGTTGACCCACCGCTGA
- a CDS encoding PAS domain-containing protein — translation MVDSSSSVREDLLLLYELSLSIGQSLDPYATCKGFLRSLMARRNLTGASVWWRAGAFDDDGGDGMTLLESIPRGETCRDALPEEHPLCRLAREGRARAFATGDPEFSVYDINIAPPAGSWALYPMAECGLLLMSSAADDLFTPRMLGQLRAVVGKLATAIQGGIAHQRLQRSEAALRDSARELDESRNLLQTIIDAVPIRVFWKDLESRYLGCNPAFARDAGMQRPEDLIGKDDFHMGWAEQAELYRADDAKVIHSGLEMIAYEEPQSTPDGRTIWLSTSKVPLRKRDGSIFGLLGIYEDITDRKTAEFALRASEQKLLTILDSVDAFIYLKDNDGRYLFANRRLREYWQVEMDEVVGFSDEKFLGTAGIERVQEDDRRVLLYGETIRVEESLTNRLTGDARVYLTTKLALRRENGEIYGLCGISTDITQRKQAEIALAESEQRLRTLVEAVPDAIQFKDGEGRWLIANSVFLRLLGLLGEEWRGFNDNDLAVRHPRIAGMLQRLQGSDERAWESSDPIRAEEWLELEAGEPVCFDLVKVPLFDPRGGRQAMVIVGRDITEAKSNAAELERHRRDLQGLVDQKTRELLETEARASHILQSSADGLFGVDRQGLVTFVNPAACRMLGFRTEELVGKNAHAVFHYHWPDGRTYPEHECPIEQAMLSNEVRRTDDEVFWCADGNALPVMYSVHPMQRDQKVIGAVVSFVDVSVQRAAAQAREHALVAAENLARMRSEFLANMSHEIRTPLHGMLGFAQIGLRRAADPERVRGAFDRILGSGRMLIRVIDEILDFSKIEAGKLRIDAVDMSLYQMVDDAVELVEQHARNKGVALIMDVARLPERCVSDPLRLGQVLLNLLSNAVKFTEQGEVSLIALQRDDRLVFTVNDTGIGMQPGQLDQIFDPFVQADGSTTRRFGGTGLGLAITRRILELMGGGITASSRLGKGSRFEFWVPFRAAPDRVSRDDPPAPTPSVDEQPLKGVSVLIVEDVEVNQLILEDLLTLAGARVAIAADGAAAVESVSAGGESAYDVVLMDIQMPVMNGYEAARRISQQLPGLPIIGQTAHAFPEERRQCLAAGMVDHVSKPIDEQALLSTILRHLGR, via the coding sequence ATGGTCGATTCGTCTTCAAGCGTCCGTGAAGACCTGCTGCTGCTTTACGAGCTTTCGCTGAGCATCGGCCAATCGCTTGATCCCTACGCGACGTGTAAGGGCTTCCTGCGTTCATTGATGGCCAGGCGCAACCTGACCGGCGCGTCCGTGTGGTGGAGGGCGGGCGCATTCGACGACGATGGCGGCGATGGAATGACGCTGTTGGAGAGTATCCCACGCGGCGAGACGTGTCGTGACGCCTTGCCCGAAGAACATCCTCTTTGTCGGCTCGCCCGGGAGGGAAGGGCGCGAGCCTTTGCGACCGGGGATCCCGAGTTCTCCGTCTACGACATCAATATTGCACCACCGGCAGGCAGCTGGGCTTTATACCCTATGGCAGAATGCGGCCTGCTGCTCATGAGCTCGGCTGCGGATGACTTGTTCACACCGCGCATGCTGGGACAGCTCCGCGCGGTCGTCGGCAAACTGGCGACCGCGATACAGGGCGGCATCGCTCATCAGAGGCTGCAACGTTCCGAGGCGGCGCTGCGCGACAGTGCCCGCGAACTCGACGAGTCTCGCAATCTGTTGCAGACCATCATCGACGCGGTGCCGATCCGGGTGTTCTGGAAAGACCTGGAGTCACGCTATCTCGGGTGCAATCCGGCGTTTGCACGCGATGCAGGCATGCAGCGACCCGAAGACCTGATCGGCAAGGACGATTTCCACATGGGATGGGCGGAACAGGCCGAGCTGTACCGCGCCGATGACGCCAAGGTGATCCACTCGGGTCTCGAGATGATCGCCTACGAGGAACCGCAATCCACGCCGGACGGGCGAACCATCTGGCTCAGCACCTCGAAGGTACCGCTGCGCAAGCGCGATGGCAGCATTTTCGGGCTGCTGGGCATCTATGAGGACATCACGGATCGCAAGACCGCCGAGTTTGCGCTGCGTGCCAGCGAGCAGAAACTGCTGACCATCCTCGACAGTGTCGATGCGTTCATCTACCTGAAGGACAACGACGGGCGCTACCTGTTCGCGAACCGCCGTCTGCGCGAATACTGGCAGGTGGAGATGGACGAGGTCGTCGGGTTCAGCGATGAGAAGTTCCTCGGTACCGCGGGTATCGAGCGCGTGCAAGAAGACGACAGGCGCGTACTGCTGTACGGCGAGACCATCCGTGTCGAAGAATCGTTGACGAATCGCCTTACGGGTGACGCAAGGGTATATCTGACCACAAAGCTGGCGCTGCGCCGCGAGAACGGCGAGATCTATGGATTGTGTGGAATTTCAACCGACATCACGCAGCGCAAACAGGCGGAAATCGCGCTCGCCGAGAGCGAACAGCGACTGCGCACACTGGTGGAAGCGGTGCCGGATGCCATCCAGTTCAAAGACGGCGAAGGGCGTTGGTTGATCGCCAACTCGGTGTTCCTGCGACTGCTGGGTCTGCTGGGCGAGGAATGGCGCGGGTTCAACGACAACGATCTGGCCGTACGGCACCCGCGTATCGCGGGCATGCTTCAAAGACTGCAGGGCAGTGACGAACGGGCATGGGAGTCGTCTGACCCGATTCGTGCCGAAGAGTGGTTGGAACTGGAGGCGGGCGAACCGGTTTGTTTCGACCTGGTCAAGGTGCCTCTGTTCGATCCCCGGGGAGGGCGCCAGGCGATGGTCATCGTCGGGCGTGACATCACCGAGGCGAAGAGTAACGCCGCCGAACTGGAGCGGCACCGTCGCGATCTACAGGGCCTGGTCGATCAGAAAACGCGCGAGCTGCTGGAGACCGAGGCACGGGCGAGCCACATTCTGCAGTCCAGCGCCGACGGTCTGTTCGGTGTCGATCGGCAGGGGCTGGTCACTTTCGTCAACCCGGCCGCCTGTCGCATGCTCGGCTTTCGTACCGAGGAACTGGTGGGTAAAAATGCCCACGCGGTGTTCCACTACCACTGGCCGGATGGCAGGACCTATCCGGAACACGAATGCCCCATCGAGCAGGCGATGCTCAGCAACGAGGTACGGCGTACCGACGATGAGGTCTTCTGGTGCGCCGACGGCAATGCGTTACCGGTCATGTATTCGGTGCACCCCATGCAGCGCGATCAGAAGGTCATTGGGGCCGTGGTCAGCTTCGTCGACGTAAGCGTGCAACGCGCTGCCGCCCAGGCCCGCGAGCATGCCCTCGTGGCAGCGGAAAATCTGGCAAGGATGCGTAGCGAGTTCCTGGCCAACATGAGCCATGAGATTCGCACCCCGCTGCACGGAATGCTGGGGTTCGCGCAGATCGGATTGCGGCGTGCCGCCGACCCGGAACGGGTGCGAGGCGCGTTCGACAGGATCCTTGGCTCGGGAAGGATGTTGATCCGGGTGATCGACGAGATCCTCGATTTTTCCAAGATCGAGGCGGGAAAACTGCGAATCGACGCGGTCGACATGTCGCTCTATCAGATGGTCGATGACGCGGTGGAACTGGTCGAGCAGCATGCGCGCAACAAGGGAGTCGCGTTGATCATGGATGTCGCGAGGCTGCCGGAGCGCTGCGTAAGCGATCCGCTTCGGCTCGGGCAGGTCCTGCTCAACCTGCTGTCGAATGCCGTGAAGTTCACCGAACAGGGAGAGGTCTCGCTGATTGCGTTGCAGCGTGACGACCGATTGGTGTTCACCGTGAACGATACGGGAATCGGTATGCAGCCGGGACAGTTGGACCAGATCTTCGATCCCTTTGTCCAAGCGGATGGCTCGACGACGCGAAGGTTTGGAGGCACCGGTCTCGGCCTCGCGATCACGCGGCGTATTCTGGAACTGATGGGTGGCGGGATCACGGCCAGCAGCCGCCTCGGGAAGGGGAGCCGGTTTGAATTCTGGGTTCCGTTCCGCGCGGCGCCGGATAGGGTGTCGCGCGACGATCCGCCGGCGCCGACGCCTTCGGTCGATGAACAACCACTCAAGGGCGTGTCGGTGTTGATCGTCGAAGATGTCGAGGTCAACCAGCTTATCCTGGAAGACCTGCTCACTCTGGCCGGTGCACGCGTGGCCATCGCCGCAGACGGAGCGGCCGCGGTGGAGAGCGTGAGCGCCGGTGGGGAATCCGCCTACGACGTCGTTTTGATGGATATCCAGATGCCGGTCATGAACGGTTACGAGGCGGCACGCCGGATCTCGCAACAGCTACCCGGGCTGCCTATCATCGGGCAGACAGCGCACGCGTTCCCCGAAGAACGCAGGCAATGTCTGGCGGCAGGCATGGTCGACCACGTATCGAAGCCGATCGACGAACAAGCGCTCCTGTCGACGATTCTGCGCCACCTCGGGCGTTGA
- a CDS encoding pentapeptide repeat-containing protein has product MAGSKGSGLDWFVRRGSLVRGPYSSARVRHLVLEGSLELADEVSPDRTDWQPLGRVPEVVPLQMRADDVDLAAQQSAARASERRRAIRSAIVVVVLVSALTAGVMLIGEPPPRVEPDCAAAPAAGVTLEGCHLSGARFTGVDLSGARLANAVLTGAHLDQANLEHADLRYADLSAADLSYGRLHTATLKGANLRLADLTNADLSSADLSFADLSGARLGGARIDRADFNGAIWTDGRRCESDACPP; this is encoded by the coding sequence GTGGCCGGGAGCAAGGGCAGCGGGTTGGATTGGTTCGTCAGACGCGGTTCGCTGGTGCGCGGTCCCTACAGCAGTGCGCGTGTGCGTCACCTGGTGCTCGAGGGCAGTCTCGAACTGGCTGACGAGGTGAGCCCCGACAGAACCGACTGGCAGCCCCTCGGCAGGGTTCCCGAGGTCGTGCCGTTGCAGATGCGTGCCGATGATGTCGATCTCGCGGCGCAACAAAGTGCCGCCCGCGCCAGCGAACGGCGCAGGGCCATTCGCTCTGCGATCGTCGTAGTCGTGCTCGTCAGCGCCTTGACCGCGGGCGTCATGCTGATCGGCGAGCCACCGCCAAGGGTCGAGCCCGATTGTGCGGCGGCACCTGCGGCGGGTGTGACCCTCGAAGGGTGTCATCTGTCGGGAGCACGGTTCACCGGGGTGGATCTATCCGGTGCCCGTCTCGCCAATGCGGTGCTGACCGGGGCACACCTGGATCAGGCCAACCTCGAGCACGCCGATCTGCGTTATGCGGACTTGAGCGCTGCGGATCTGTCGTACGGTCGATTGCATACCGCGACACTCAAGGGCGCCAATCTGCGTCTCGCCGACCTGACCAATGCCGATCTGTCGTCGGCCGACCTGAGTTTCGCCGACCTGAGCGGTGCGCGCCTGGGCGGGGCAAGGATCGACCGTGCCGATTTCAACGGTGCGATCTGGACGGATGGCCGTCGCTGCGAATCCGATGCCTGTCCGCCTTGA